The segment GGAGAGCACCATCGCTCTGGGAATTAACCTTCCTGAGCAGGTACTGCTCCTGAGCCGTGCCTCTGCctcacagcagagaaatcccTCTGCTGACTTCTgctttaattatattttaaaaactcagcTTCTAGTCTGTGCTCCATTATATTAAtagcaataattaaaaatacttcaaacaACAAGTCCTCTAAAcctgcagctccatccaggCTTTCTGGCATTGCACACTTCCTTCCCTGACTGACATCCTCAGGGAACCAGATTGATGGTTATTCTTTTCtatccctgctgcagggctgtgctgtgttctctcAGCACATGTAAGCTGCAAGGTAATATTTGTGTTGGCAACTTCCTTACATACTTTACAGAACCAGACCTCCATCTGACCCTCAGTGCAGCTCCCACACACAACTTGGTCCACTCCTTTGAACTGCAACACATGCTCCATACCATACCTCTGTCTCCAGCCTGTTTATACACATCTTGTACAGAGCTTTTGAGCTTCAACAGTGCACCTTAGCTACAAAAGCCAAACCTGCAGAGTGTCCTTATGCAAGAACACCAAACAAAAGTATTACAAAATCTGCATTTACAGGTCCTGGCTGTGCTTCTCCCAAGATCGCTCCAATGAAAGCaataatttttatgaaaaaatgaGAACTGTGTAAAGTTCTCTGTAAAAAGACATCAACATCCAGGGTTTTATGGTCAGAATCCAATAGTTGTACTGTAGTTTAGGGGGCTAGTGGGGGTGTTGGAGGGTTTTGTTTAATATTTGTTCCATTTCAGGTTTTTAGGCAGTAACACCACCTCAGGCAAGACTTTCACACCAGAGATCTTCCTTCCTTACCCAAAGCACAACAAGCAGAATAAAAGATAAGCCAACAAACGTGTTCAGATAATCCAATGAATTCCCATTATCCATCTGTGCCGCAGCAGATCATCAACAACTCCATTTAACGCCAACAGAGCTAAAGCAGAATAAAAGTGATGCAAGAAGAGGGGAGATGAGAGTGGCACACGGCAGCGAGGCAGCTGCAGTGCGAGCAGGGGCCTGTGCAGAGCATCATGTGatgacaggagcagcagccgccggagagctgcagccccctggctcccacctccccaaatCCGAGCCCTTTCAAGGCCATGGGCACCACCACCTGATTCCAGCGCAGAACTGACATGGGCTAGAAGCTTCTGGATGTTTTGAACCATTACACTCTGTTTTTATTACTTccctccaaaaaacaaaacagggacACAGAAATGATTAACAATGAGCTTcgtgttcctgctgctggaatgcACTTTCAGCATCTTTATCACTTGTAGATCAACTTTCTCAAAAGAGCACAATGAGTGCAGAACACAGGATCGTTCTTACACGTAGAGCAAAGCCCAAATAGACATCAGTTGTGATAAAATATCCCCTGGTTTGTAAGGGACATGGATTGCCAACTGAATTTTGATACTGTATTGCAGCTACACTTCAAGACAAAACAATTATCACATTATCCTTTGTAGCATAACAAAATATTCCCTCTCTCCATATAGTTCCTGTGAATGGTTTGTCTATTTCCTGCAGTAAAGGACCTGGCCATCACATTCGTGACTGCCTGTATTGCTCTGGCAGCCCAGAATGACTGGAGAATAATGCTCTCTGCTCCTAGTGAAGTGACTCACTCTTTCATTTAACATAAATCGTGGTCCAATTTATCCAAACGTCTTGAATGAGACTGTATTAATCTGATTTGAAAATGAAGCCTCTTTTCTCTACACACACAATCCCCAGCAGGGCACCAGGCTCCTGAAGTGCTTCCTCCAGGGACAGCACAACCATCACACCGCGGGTTCAGGTGGGGTGAGGAGACCCCAGGCAGGAACTGCATCTGCAAATCCCACAGCAAGACCCATGCCAGGATGATTTTTCACGATTTGCAAAGACTGCTACCAGCACAGCAGTCCCTGTGCCcgcaggagcagtgggaagcaCACGCATGCTGGGAGACTCACTCACATTTTAGTCTTCATGTGGTCCCACAGCGCTCCTTTGCATTAGCTTGGACAAGATGCCACAAATTACAGGTTGCATTTGGATAGCTCATgcaaaatctaattttttttttttttatattaaggGCTCCATTTTGCAGGTTGGAAACTAGAAGTGCTTGGCCCAGACATAGCCAAAGCATAGAAGCTTGGAGGATGGTTATTAAATGACAGACACGCAACTCAGACATTGATGCAAACACGTCCTATTCTGTGGTGGGAGATTAGATCTGGAGCTGAAAACCTGCAGTCTTATGGATATTTTTATAGGGCAAGAAATTTGAGGGGATGACACAACATAACAACCATCCAGCTTCTGTCCCCAAGGGCATCTCACGTCACCTATTGTCCAAAACACCTCTCcgtacaaaaaaaaaataattggtgACAAGGGAACTGCTGCGATAGAAGTTTAAAATCAGAACAAACCCATGATGATTCCATCAAACCGGCAGCTTGGACATCCAGCACGGCACAGACTGCTCCCATAAAATCCTGCCACACGCCATCCCAATGGGCTCGCTGGCCGCGGCCGAACGCCGCTACCTGTCACCGGCGTGCCCACGGCCACAGCCTCGCCCGCCGCCACCGGGAGGGGAGCGCGGGCAACGGAGAAGTTAATGAAGAGGGGCTCGTTTGGGCAATTACCGCAGCTACGCCGCCAGCCCAGGCCTAAGCGTTAGACGTGTCACATCGCGTTCCTGCTCTCCGTCAGCAGCAAACGCAGCGGCGAGCACGGCCCCGTGCCGCCGCCGGGCCTCGGCAGctcccgcccccgccgcccctctccgcggcaccgggcaccgggaacggccccgccgcgccgcccgggGATGCTCCGCGCCGCCCCGGCCGCACCTGCCGCCTCACCTGGGCTCTTCCGCCGGGCCCGGAGCTCTACGGGGGCGAGACCGCGGTGAGGGgcgcgccgccgccgggccTGCCCCGAGGCGCCCGCAGCCGCCGCTgctcccgcccgccgccgccgccccgcccgcgtccgcccgcgccgccgctccgccccTCGCACCTGGAGgccgggccggagcggggcAGGCGCTGCCGGACGGTCCCGTTCACCGTCCGCACCCGCCGGTCCCGACCACGGTCCCGGTCCGGGCGCGGCCGCAGCGCCGCCGAGGTTCGGGGAGCGCGGCTGCCGCCTCGCGCCGGTCCGCGccggccggccccgcccccgtGCGCTCCTATTTGCCGAGCGCCCAGGCTAACGGCGAGACAGCGTTCTGATTGGCTGCACCGGCCGTCAGTCAAGAGGCTCCGCCCACCCCGCGCTCTGCCGGTGAGGCGCGGCGGCTGCTTGGATacggcggcggcagcgccgcggggAGAGAGACCGGCAcgtctgtctgtgtgtctgtctgtccgtccgtccgtccgtccgtccgtcccGCGCGGCCACCTGCGCCACGGCCCTGCCTCTGCCCCGCGGTGCCGcggcggccgctcccgccccgcccgccaTCACGTCCCCATCACTGCTGGTGTAAGAGTGCCGCACCTCGGCCAGCTCGGGAACACCGGCTGCGCTCTGACCGGGCTCCGGCGGCCGAGAGCGGGCGGGGGCGTCAGCCGCAGCAGCGAGCGCTCCCgcggggctgcagccccagagcccgGGGCCGGCCGTGCCTCCCGCCCTCCCTGTCAGCGCCCCGGCCGCAACCACCGTGCATCCCGCGGGGGGCGAGCGGCGCGCAGGCTCCTCCCCCCGCCCAGCGCGCCTTGGTACGGTCCGGCCGCGGCACcgcccctgtccctgccctgcttccGCCCTTCCGCCCCGCGCCGCGCGCTGCCCGCCATGGTGAGAAAGCTGGGCCGCGGGACGCGAATCCGCCGGCATCCCGCGGGACCGGCACCCGGGATCCGCCGGCATCCTGCGGGAACGGCACCCGCGGGACTGGCACCCGGGATCCGCCGGCACACGCGGGAGCGGCACCCGGGATCCGCCGGCGTCTCCCGGGACCGGCACCCGCGGGAACGGCACCCGGGATCCGCCGGCATCCGGGCTCGGCAACCCGGGAATCCCCCCTATCCCACCGGGCCCGGGAATGCCGGCAGTCCGCCCACATCGCACCGGGCCCTGGGCCCGTGTGTTGGCGCTGCGGGGGCTGAGGGCGGGCGCGATGCGGGCCCGGGGCTCGGGCGGGGGTACTGACGGCCTGTCCGCCGCCCGCAGGCCAAGATCAAGGCCCGAGACCTGCGcgggaagaagaaggaggagctgctgaagcaGCTGGAGGATCTGAAGGTGGAGCTGTCGCAGCTGCGCGTGGCCAAAGTGACCGGCGGGGCCGCCTCCAAGCTGTCCAAGATGTGAGTGGGGCTGGAGGCgaggggagctgggcagggccgCTGAGCCCCGGGTGCGCCGTGTCTGAGAGCTGCTCTCGCAGGCTGTGGTTGtgtgctgttaaaaaaaaaaaaaaaaaaaaaacaaaccacaaaacaaaataaaacaccgGCGTGGCGGGGGAGCAATCTCAGCAGGCCTGGGGCCGGTCCGCGTGTCTCTGCTCAGAGGTGTTGGGCGGAGGTGAATCGTGCGCTGCCGGTGTTTGCTGTAGTGTACCGCGGTGTAGGGGGTCCGGAGCACACGTGGTTTCTGTACCCCGGGTTTGATCCATGCAGCTCGTCCTGCACGGTGTCCTGAGctccctctctttccccctGCAGCCGTGTGGTGCGCAAATCCATTGCCAGAGTGCTGACTGTCATCAACCAGACACAGAAGGAGAACTTGAGGAAGTTCTACAAGGTAAGGACAAACATCTTCCGTAAGCGGCCTTTACAGTGTTGTTGCTCACAATTACAACGTTCCTGGGAAGGATTGCTATTTAAAAGCTTAAAACTCAGTAGAAAACTATAACTTATATTCAGTTTAAAGTTCTCTGGTTGCGTTCTAAGTATTAGTGCAAAAATTCTGCAAGGTTGGTGTGAGTCTGCTTTTGCAGGAGAGTCCTCTGGCAGCACCCCTGCTGTTGGGTAGGAGTGAACTAGCTGAGAGATGTAGCTTGCAGAAATGCCAATGCTCTTTTAAAGTTAATAATCTCAGAGGTGAccaagaaattctttatttaatAAGGTTCTGTAATTTTTAGAATATCACTCACTAGAGTTTTAATTTGATCATATTGGGTGAAGAAAAAAGATCTTTTCAAGAGGTGCTGGATAACAGACTTGTAAGGTGAGGCATTACTTAAAActgagtcagagctgctgcaaaagCTGCCATCCACTCATGTTTCCCAGCGGAGAGGAGGTCTCCTGAGCTTCCAGGCTGTAATGATAGTCCCAAGGAAACGAGGCTCAGACAGTGGTGCTgtggcaggacacagctgggagcagtgtctgagctcagctgctgtgtgtctTTGCAAACAGGGCAAGAAGTACAAGCCCCTGGATCTGCGGCCCAAGAAAACTCGGGCCATGCGGCGCAGGCTCAACAAGCACGAGGAGAACCTGAAGACCAAGAAGCAGCAGCGAAAGGAGCGTCTGTACCCAGCCAGGAAATTCGCCATCAAGGCATAgccctgagcacctgcagctcagggccaggggctggggatggctcATTAAATGGAGTTTGGTTTGGAAGTGTCACTGGTGGTTTCTTTGGTAGTGGTGGGTAAAGAGGCCATAAAGGAGTCATCAGCTTAATGGAGGGAAATGGGAGGATTCACAGAAAGTGTTTGAACTGTGGCTGCTAATGAAAATACAGACCTGGcagtttattttcctctgaggaACAGGCAGTGATTGGGTACGGATCTGCGAGGCTGGTTCAACGAGACATGTAAGAAGTATTTAACCTGAGACTGATGTAAAATGGAAGCTTTTCACAAATGTTGTTGGTCAGTCAATATTTATCACTATTTGTCACAGTTTAAAGTTTTATCTTGTGCCAGTATTTAAATGTTGGTAGGAATAATTTAATTAGCTGAGGGGTTTTGTAGGACTTGATGGACACTTTTCAGCACTTAGTGTTCAGATCCCTGGGCAGTTCATAGATCCCGAGAACTCCCTGAGTGGGGAGAGTTTCAGACCAGCTGTTCTCTGTGTAGgtttgggtgctgctggagacacATGAGCTTGGTGTTAGAAAGGTCTGAGCTCCAAGGGTGGCACCACTGGACTCCAGGGCATCTGTGGCCTCACAATTCCACACTTCTTTCTACCTGCCAAGCACAGCATGGGTTAAATGGTTTGTCCTTGTCCCCCATGGAGTTCCTGTGGCACTCAGAGATGGAGTTGCAATTCCAAAAGCCTTTTTTGGTCCTGAGTGAAGAGttccacagtgctgctggagcgTGAGGGCTGCAGCACTCATGGTTTGAGTTAGTGCAGCCAATGCATTCGAACATAAAAAACTCTACCCATCAGGGAGTTCCTAGATTGGATCCAGATTCTATTTaggaaaaatatgttaattCTGCTTCCTCAATTAAGGATTTTTAAACCTCAAGCTAGTTTTATCCAGAGAGGCCTAATCACGTGTGGTGCAGGGACTTTCCCCTACATGGTGGCGTTGTGAGGGGTGGCTGCACTGTGGTGTCACCCGCCTGTGCCATGGCTTTGTTTGGAGCCCGGGCTGGATGGGACGTGTCTGGCAGCGAgaggagcggggctggggctggcacagcgCTGGGCCAGGCTGCCAGAGCGTGCCGTGGGACGGCGAGCTGCGTGTGGGAACCGGCTCCTTGGCTTGGCCCGCGTTCCCAGGAAGGCAGGCAGGGTTACAGAGGGCTGTGTCTCCATGGCTGAGTGTCCTGCcgtgccagcagagctgctccagcacgaGGTTGAGCTGCTtgccctgcacaggcagctcccaggagcaggagcagccctggaggatCCCAGATCTGCACACCCGTCCCAGAGCCTGATGCCAGAAGGAGACAGGAGAGGGGCTGGTCGCCTGTGCTGGGATtggggcaggctggggcaggtggCTGCTGCCAGATCCTACCTGGCTGCATTTGGGCTTCACTGGAGAGgtgtgtgccctgtgctgctccagcagcgtGGCTGAGAggagcctggcagctctgccagcattCCTGACaacacagcaaagcaaacacGGCGTGAACTCTGCACTGCAGAGACTGGTGGCAGTGTCAGGGTGTGCTCCAGGGTGTCACCTTCCGCCCAGGCTCAAGAGCAGCTGCATTGCTGAGAGGATCTGGTGTCTCAAGGGTCCAATCCATACAGATCACTGGTGTTCCAATCAGTAACAAGAGTGTGGGAAACACAAAAATGGGGGAAATCCCCAATTAAGCAGGCACTGAATGTCCAGGAGCCATCCCAATGCTGAAGAGGGAGGAAGTACTGGAGAGTAGCTCAGGCTTCAGTTTGtgcacagcccacagcagccaTTTGAGGAGGTGAACGTGTTTCTGGCACTGCACTAAATCCTGGGGCTGAATTACTCCATCCTCCTATCATAGCTGTGTACAAAACCGACCAGTCCGGCCCTTCCAtcacagctgccctgtgctgttaCAGGAGACATCCTGCAGACAAGCAGACCTTTAAGTGACCAGGAACAGACTGTTTGAGAGGAGACAGAGGTGAAGTGATGAGCTTCCTTCAGGGCACAGGTGGAGAAcactcctgttcctgctgtgagaGCAAGGCAGAGCCTGTCCTGACTGGGGGCTCCGGTGGTCTGTGCTGGTTCCCACTTTA is part of the Oenanthe melanoleuca isolate GR-GAL-2019-014 chromosome 17, OMel1.0, whole genome shotgun sequence genome and harbors:
- the RPL35 gene encoding 60S ribosomal protein L35 isoform X1 — encoded protein: MAKIKARDLRGKKKEELLKQLEDLKVELSQLRVAKVTGGAASKLSKIRVVRKSIARVLTVINQTQKENLRKFYKGKKYKPLDLRPKKTRAMRRRLNKHEENLKTKKQQRKERLYPARKFAIKA
- the RPL35 gene encoding 60S ribosomal protein L35 isoform X2, which gives rise to MAKIKARDLRGKKKEELLKQLEDLKVELSQLRVAKVTGGAASKLSKIRVVRKSIARVLTVINQTQKENLRKFYKGKKYKPLDLRPKKTRAMRRRLNKHEENLKTKKQQRKERLYPARKFAIKA